Proteins found in one Bacillus sp. BGMRC 2118 genomic segment:
- the spoIIIAC gene encoding stage III sporulation protein AC, producing MEIDVSTIFQIAGVGIVVAFLHTVLKQMGKEDYAHWVTLVGFVYIIFRVVTIMDDLFKKIKAVFLFQG from the coding sequence ATGGAAATCGATGTTAGTACGATCTTTCAAATTGCTGGAGTTGGAATTGTAGTAGCCTTTCTTCATACCGTACTAAAGCAAATGGGTAAAGAGGATTATGCTCACTGGGTTACGTTAGTGGGCTTTGTCTATATTATTTTTCGAGTTGTGACCATTATGGATGACTTGTTTAAGAAAATTAAGGCTGTTTTCCTCTTTCAAGGTTAG
- the spoIIIAD gene encoding stage III sporulation protein AD — protein MLQIVGIGLVATFLALIVKEQKPTFAFMLVVFVGCSLFLFLIDQIQEIIGMLERIAVNANVNLMYVETILKIIGIAYIAEFGAQITRDAGQGSIASKIELAGKILIMAMAIPILTVIIETILGLLPS, from the coding sequence ATCTTACAAATTGTCGGTATTGGATTAGTCGCAACATTTCTAGCTCTAATTGTGAAAGAACAAAAACCAACATTTGCATTTATGTTAGTAGTCTTTGTCGGGTGTAGTCTCTTTCTTTTCCTAATTGATCAAATACAAGAAATTATAGGCATGCTTGAGAGGATTGCTGTAAATGCAAATGTAAATCTGATGTATGTGGAGACCATATTAAAAATTATAGGAATTGCCTACATTGCTGAATTTGGAGCCCAAATAACAAGAGATGCAGGACAAGGCTCGATAGCTTCGAAGATTGAACTAGCTGGGAAAATATTAATAATGGCGATGGCGATCCCCATTTTAACGGTGATTATTGAAACAATATTAGGTCTATTACCATCGTAA
- the spoIIIAE gene encoding stage III sporulation protein AE, whose protein sequence is MKIRILIGLIIFFLAALTPEIVQASSSIQDKVIDEQLDQLGIEEIRKFWDEIVQDYGGYLPESQKGSFIDFVKGEKKFSTEEWLKGIMKFLFHELIANGKLLGTLIMLTIFSMVLQSLQNAFEQSTVSKVAYALIYMVLIIIALNSFRIAIAYTEEAISTMISFIIALIPLLLALISVSGGIISAAFFHPIIIFLMNTSGLLIQYVVLPLLFLAALLSIVSTLSDHYKVTQLADLLRKTAIALLGIFLTIFLGVISVQGASSAVADGITIRTAKFITGNFIPVVGRMFTDATDTVLSASALLKNTVGIVGVVILLLIAAFPAIKVLSLALIFKFAAAILQPLGGGPVIKCLDIIGKSVIYIFAALAIVSLMFFLSLTVIIAAGNITLMMR, encoded by the coding sequence ATGAAAATACGAATTTTAATAGGACTTATTATATTTTTTTTAGCAGCCTTAACTCCAGAAATAGTACAAGCCTCTTCATCCATCCAAGATAAAGTCATTGACGAACAGCTAGATCAATTAGGTATCGAAGAGATTCGAAAGTTTTGGGACGAAATCGTACAAGATTACGGTGGCTATTTACCAGAAAGCCAGAAAGGTAGTTTTATAGATTTTGTAAAGGGAGAAAAGAAGTTCTCTACTGAAGAGTGGTTGAAAGGGATTATGAAGTTCCTATTTCATGAACTAATAGCCAACGGAAAATTATTAGGAACATTAATTATGTTAACGATTTTCTCGATGGTGCTCCAATCTCTTCAAAATGCATTTGAACAAAGTACAGTCAGCAAAGTAGCATACGCCTTAATTTACATGGTGCTTATTATCATCGCATTGAATAGCTTCCGAATCGCAATTGCTTATACAGAAGAGGCAATTTCAACGATGATCAGCTTTATTATAGCGTTAATTCCTTTACTTTTAGCTTTAATATCAGTTTCAGGAGGAATCATATCAGCTGCTTTCTTCCATCCAATTATTATTTTTTTAATGAATACAAGTGGTTTACTGATTCAATATGTTGTTTTACCACTACTATTTCTTGCGGCACTACTCAGTATCGTCAGTACACTTTCCGACCACTATAAAGTTACACAACTGGCAGATTTACTTAGGAAAACCGCGATTGCCCTTCTTGGAATTTTTTTAACAATTTTTTTAGGGGTAATTTCTGTACAAGGTGCATCTAGTGCAGTAGCGGATGGAATTACGATTCGAACTGCTAAATTCATTACAGGAAATTTTATACCAGTTGTCGGAAGAATGTTTACCGATGCAACCGATACGGTCCTGAGTGCATCAGCATTATTGAAAAATACGGTAGGGATTGTCGGGGTGGTCATTCTCTTACTTATTGCAGCTTTTCCTGCGATCAAGGTGTTGTCACTCGCATTAATCTTTAAATTTGCAGCCGCCATTTTGCAACCTTTAGGTGGGGGTCCTGTCATTAAATGCCTGGATATCATAGGAAAAAGTGTTATTTATATTTTTGCAGCACTAGCAATCGTTTCATTAATGTTTTTTCTAAGTTTAACAGTCATCATTGCTGCTGGTAATATCACATTAATGATGAGGTGA
- the spoIIIAF gene encoding stage III sporulation protein AF — MEFLTGWVANIILFILLATILDMLLPNSNLQRYVKMVVGLLLLVIILNPILSLFHYDVEEIISAAAPFASSEEKNIENLIEMKKKEIQASSRAYILEQTAVQMKEEVEEEVKNKFNLEVSHLSIDVDEKIDVSSSDSTEHFSVHVQLVEKNEAKDEAVPAIAEVKIDTTSPIKKKTIQADEKKIISYLASEWELNTDQIIVAMEGGRAN; from the coding sequence ATGGAATTTTTAACAGGCTGGGTTGCCAATATCATTCTATTTATTTTACTAGCTACCATTTTGGACATGCTGTTACCAAACTCGAATCTTCAAAGATACGTCAAAATGGTAGTTGGTTTACTTTTACTAGTCATTATCTTAAATCCGATTCTAAGTTTATTTCATTATGATGTAGAGGAAATCATTAGTGCAGCAGCACCTTTCGCCTCGTCAGAAGAAAAAAATATAGAAAATTTAATAGAAATGAAGAAAAAAGAAATACAAGCCTCATCTCGTGCATATATTTTAGAACAAACGGCTGTCCAAATGAAAGAAGAGGTAGAGGAAGAGGTGAAGAACAAGTTTAATCTTGAGGTTTCACACTTATCTATTGATGTTGATGAAAAGATTGATGTTTCATCAAGTGATTCAACTGAGCACTTCTCCGTGCACGTTCAGCTGGTAGAAAAAAACGAAGCAAAGGATGAGGCTGTCCCGGCTATCGCAGAGGTGAAAATTGATACAACTTCTCCAATCAAGAAAAAAACAATACAAGCAGACGAGAAGAAAATCATTTCTTACCTGGCGAGTGAATGGGAACTAAACACGGATCAAATCATTGTTGCAATGGAAGGGGGGAGAGCAAATTAG
- the spoIIIAG gene encoding stage III sporulation protein AG, with product MDKKKNDFFHWLQSLLKPSSEKEETGKKLTKYHYAVVIFVIGVAFMLVSNIFSNSSSSTQKEELAVFSQQKAEDEPAFGQKSDELTDQLQEAEDYYENQLKEILQSAMGIDEVEIMVNLDATESKVYEKNTTTQTQITDEIDREGGKRNVEDTSKDEQLVITRNGDTETPVIIKTKKAEVRGVLVVAAGAENIKVKTSVVEAVTRVLDVPTHRVSVLPKKKPKGE from the coding sequence ATGGATAAAAAAAAGAATGATTTCTTTCATTGGTTACAGTCCCTATTAAAGCCATCTAGTGAAAAAGAAGAAACAGGTAAAAAGCTAACAAAATACCATTACGCTGTTGTGATTTTCGTAATTGGTGTCGCCTTTATGTTAGTGAGTAACATCTTTTCCAATTCTTCTTCATCTACCCAAAAGGAAGAGTTAGCCGTTTTTAGTCAACAAAAGGCAGAAGATGAACCAGCCTTCGGTCAAAAAAGTGATGAATTAACGGACCAGCTTCAGGAAGCGGAGGATTACTATGAAAATCAACTAAAGGAAATCCTCCAATCAGCAATGGGAATTGATGAAGTTGAAATAATGGTTAATTTAGACGCCACAGAATCTAAGGTATATGAAAAAAATACCACTACCCAAACCCAGATTACAGATGAAATCGATCGGGAGGGGGGGAAAAGAAACGTAGAAGATACTTCAAAGGACGAGCAACTTGTCATTACTCGAAATGGTGATACAGAAACACCAGTTATCATCAAGACAAAAAAAGCTGAAGTTCGAGGAGTATTGGTTGTGGCAGCTGGTGCAGAAAACATAAAAGTAAAAACCTCAGTAGTTGAAGCTGTAACAAGAGTATTGGATGTTCCAACTCACCGTGTATCCGTATTACCTAAGAAAAAACCTAAGGGGGAATAA
- a CDS encoding SpoIIIAH-like family protein, with the protein MLLKKQTVWLLTMLSLVVVLSVYYVTSPENKTDNLAFVENDKETTAKETKAEEAKTEEAKATESGVEEAEDGTVISSIQSDELFATLRLEMDEQRSKLIEQLQTTMAATDISAEEKSKAYDQMIEVQAASSKERVLETLILAESKEYKDVLVRADGEKVKIVVRSEKHSAKEANKIIQLVREELGAKQVAVEFSKK; encoded by the coding sequence ATGTTATTAAAAAAGCAAACGGTATGGTTATTAACAATGTTAAGTCTAGTGGTTGTATTATCAGTGTATTATGTAACATCTCCTGAGAACAAAACTGACAATCTAGCATTTGTGGAAAATGATAAGGAAACAACAGCAAAAGAAACAAAAGCAGAAGAAGCGAAAACTGAAGAGGCTAAAGCAACTGAATCAGGTGTTGAGGAAGCTGAAGATGGAACTGTAATCTCTAGCATTCAAAGTGACGAACTATTCGCAACCCTACGTTTAGAAATGGATGAGCAACGCAGTAAGTTAATTGAGCAACTTCAAACAACAATGGCTGCAACAGATATTTCTGCAGAAGAAAAGAGCAAAGCTTATGATCAAATGATTGAAGTTCAAGCTGCTTCTTCAAAGGAACGAGTATTAGAAACTCTAATTCTTGCAGAATCAAAAGAGTATAAGGACGTTTTGGTTAGAGCAGATGGAGAAAAAGTAAAGATTGTTGTTAGATCTGAAAAGCATTCTGCAAAAGAAGCAAACAAGATCATTCAATTAGTTAGGGAAGAATTAGGTGCGAAGCAAGTGGCAGTTGAGTTCTCTAAGAAATAA
- a CDS encoding chemotaxis protein, translating into METYSVRTLFEEDLHRKNGLIVKATFVSVLLATLVDVVLQKELMIILSILLGGGFGVLLVALLHYTKKATRFIPYLAVSLVAIVLYTIMATSVSPSAFVIVFFVIAVSALYMNAGILLYGTSLGLTILIVYSALFSSQLPLETKNYGTIFLIYALVSILLFFQLRLSSLLSQNIIWAQENAAQMVSENMKRKNILQENTAILSNNVKNVREESEQSQLASINMSSNLDEMASAMNAKNETVQDIQSTLKNTNQMIHQLVVAVDHLKKHSEGTSKISEEGEERVTTLLEKMTSFHERMLGTVTKINELTVKVNETASFSKSIQDIATQTNLLALNASIEAARAGDAGKGFSVVAEEVRKLAELAGSSASHISKNLEEVFIQTKQTKMEIEDTSYQLNDHVKAVESTSTAFRHIRNSVVELKDHIEQYNTLTETIHHSSHTIGEAVNDFASVLQEASATLQELSSGVHIQTKSQMNLVTSIANTDNAIHQLLQLYKEEE; encoded by the coding sequence TCGCAACACTTGTTGATGTTGTATTACAAAAGGAGCTTATGATTATTTTATCTATATTGCTAGGCGGCGGATTCGGCGTTCTTCTTGTTGCCTTATTACATTATACCAAAAAGGCAACTAGATTCATCCCTTACCTTGCGGTGTCTTTAGTGGCTATCGTTTTATACACTATAATGGCAACTAGTGTTTCTCCTTCTGCCTTTGTCATCGTATTTTTTGTCATTGCCGTTTCCGCTTTATATATGAATGCAGGTATCCTCCTATACGGTACCAGCCTCGGACTGACGATATTAATTGTTTATAGTGCATTATTCTCATCACAGCTACCGTTAGAAACGAAAAACTATGGCACTATTTTCTTAATCTATGCATTAGTTTCTATTCTTTTATTCTTTCAACTACGACTATCCAGCCTTTTATCACAGAATATTATCTGGGCTCAAGAAAATGCAGCACAAATGGTTTCAGAAAATATGAAGAGAAAGAACATATTACAAGAAAACACTGCAATCTTATCAAATAACGTAAAAAACGTGAGAGAAGAAAGCGAACAAAGTCAGCTTGCTTCCATAAATATGTCATCTAATTTAGATGAAATGGCTTCTGCGATGAACGCAAAAAATGAAACAGTTCAGGACATACAGTCTACCTTAAAAAATACAAATCAAATGATTCATCAATTAGTTGTTGCAGTGGATCATTTAAAAAAGCATTCAGAAGGAACAAGTAAAATTTCCGAAGAAGGTGAAGAACGAGTCACTACCCTATTAGAAAAAATGACCTCTTTTCACGAACGTATGCTAGGTACAGTTACAAAGATAAACGAACTCACTGTAAAAGTTAACGAGACAGCAAGTTTCTCTAAATCTATACAGGATATTGCTACTCAAACGAACCTTCTTGCGTTAAACGCCTCTATTGAAGCTGCAAGAGCTGGTGATGCCGGCAAGGGATTTTCGGTAGTAGCCGAAGAGGTTAGAAAACTGGCAGAACTAGCAGGTTCTTCAGCTTCGCACATATCGAAAAACTTAGAGGAGGTTTTTATCCAAACCAAGCAAACAAAAATGGAAATAGAAGATACATCTTATCAGCTAAACGATCATGTAAAGGCTGTAGAATCGACGAGCACCGCATTTCGTCATATCCGCAATTCAGTTGTAGAATTGAAGGATCACATTGAACAGTACAATACATTAACTGAAACCATTCATCATTCATCTCATACAATTGGAGAAGCAGTTAATGACTTTGCTTCCGTATTACAAGAAGCAAGTGCAACATTGCAAGAACTATCAAGTGGTGTACACATACAAACGAAAAGTCAGATGAATTTAGTTACTTCCATAGCGAATACTGATAACGCCATTCACCAGCTTTTACAACTTTATAAGGAAGAAGAATAA